The Cylindrospermopsis curvispora GIHE-G1 genome contains a region encoding:
- a CDS encoding DMT family transporter, whose product MTHQTSGRWRLGLTLSLLTAFLWGVLPVALKMTLQVLDIYTIVWFRFSLAFVLLGAYLFTQKKLPTQQQIFSAPIKLLIITTIFLCGNYVLFMQGIALTTANNTEVLIQLAAVLFGFGGLVIFKESYTLWQWLGISILTLGFLLFFKSQISNLITSQGQYLLGSGLVILGAISWAIYALAQKQLLQSLSSSHIMLIVYGGCALLLTPFAKITTIFTLDLASLSVLIFCGLNTLIAYGAFAESLEHCPASIVSAILALAPIFTLISVDLVATIFPQIFTPEYINLRGIIGALLVVVGSATTALGKNK is encoded by the coding sequence ATGACACATCAAACCTCTGGTCGCTGGCGTTTAGGACTAACCTTGTCTTTACTCACAGCATTTTTATGGGGAGTTTTACCAGTCGCTTTAAAAATGACTCTCCAGGTATTAGATATATACACTATCGTCTGGTTTCGGTTCTCTTTAGCATTTGTACTTTTAGGAGCTTATTTATTCACCCAAAAGAAGCTACCAACTCAACAACAAATATTTTCTGCGCCTATCAAATTGTTAATTATTACCACTATCTTCTTATGTGGTAATTATGTACTATTCATGCAGGGTATAGCCTTAACCACTGCTAACAATACAGAAGTCCTAATTCAACTTGCAGCCGTTTTATTCGGCTTTGGAGGTTTGGTAATTTTCAAAGAAAGTTATACCCTATGGCAATGGCTGGGTATTAGTATCTTAACTTTGGGTTTTTTATTATTTTTTAAATCCCAAATTAGCAATTTAATTACCAGTCAGGGACAATATCTCTTAGGTAGTGGTTTAGTAATATTGGGTGCCATTTCTTGGGCCATTTATGCTTTGGCACAAAAGCAGTTATTACAATCTCTCTCATCCTCCCATATTATGCTTATAGTTTATGGTGGATGTGCCTTATTATTGACTCCTTTTGCCAAGATTACCACTATTTTCACTCTTGATCTTGCATCTTTATCAGTGCTAATTTTTTGTGGACTAAATACCCTAATTGCTTATGGTGCTTTTGCCGAGTCTTTAGAACATTGCCCAGCATCCATAGTCAGTGCAATTTTAGCCCTAGCTCCAATTTTTACCCTAATATCAGTAGACTTAGTAGCAACTATTTTCCCTCAAATTTTTACGCCAGAATATATTAACCTGAGAGGGATTATTGGTGCTTTACTAGTTGTGGTTGGTTCAGCAACCACTGCTTTGGGTAAAAATAAATAA
- a CDS encoding thylakoid membrane photosystem I accumulation factor produces MNEIKFSFLLVSIADKCGRFLFRLVLLALCLFIVVAPISTDTAFAGSKDDRYEGNIFVVFAGNGSLVPPKQTLEQSLAEHKPILLTFYIDDSRDCKQYAVFISQTQALYGREVRIIPVSVDAIPPKKIYNANEPGYYYSGSVPQIVIFDQSGKVVLNKNGQVPFEEIDDKFRQVFNLDPRDQSIKYQQRSFNEYSSELSP; encoded by the coding sequence ATGAATGAAATAAAGTTTTCTTTTTTACTAGTATCTATCGCCGACAAATGTGGGAGATTCCTTTTCAGATTGGTATTATTAGCACTTTGCTTATTTATTGTTGTCGCACCTATAAGTACAGATACTGCATTTGCAGGTAGTAAAGATGATAGATATGAGGGTAATATTTTTGTGGTTTTTGCGGGGAATGGTTCCTTAGTCCCCCCCAAACAAACCCTAGAACAGAGTTTAGCAGAACACAAACCCATCCTACTAACGTTTTATATTGATGACAGTAGGGATTGTAAACAGTATGCGGTATTTATCTCCCAGACTCAAGCGTTATATGGTAGAGAGGTGCGGATTATTCCAGTAAGTGTGGATGCTATTCCGCCCAAAAAAATCTATAATGCTAATGAGCCAGGATACTATTATTCTGGTAGCGTACCTCAAATAGTGATCTTTGATCAATCAGGTAAAGTTGTTCTGAATAAAAATGGGCAAGTACCCTTTGAAGAGATAGATGATAAGTTCCGACAAGTATTTAATTTAGATCCTCGGGATCAATCCATCAAGTACCAACAACGTTCATTTAATGAGTATAGTAGCGAGTTAAGTCCTTAA
- a CDS encoding Mur ligase family protein, whose protein sequence is MPIINRIKLYLAVSIAKTITFVVRSLGFGAASVLPGAIARRIEPKLLQFLSQQVKKGIILIAGTNGKTTTALLLCTILENKGFKIAHNSTGANLENGLATALIENTNLVGYLNVDYAILEVDENIVPKVLQPLQPNLIICLNLFRDQLDRYGEVDTISKKWTRAISTLPTETVVIPNADDPTLSYLGQQLGQRVLFFGLSEPENYLESIPHAVDSIYCPRCGDPLDYQGVYLSHLGDFTCPSCGFKKSQPLLLSGEWSQILVGLYNKYNTLAAVTAAKELGIDEPTIKNSIDNFQAAFGRAEDLLVSGKKVRILLSKNPVGTNETIRVVTQSQDKTTLLVLNDRIPDGTDVSWIWDVDTEKLVERGGTLIVSGDRLYDMALRLRYSQSSLDSKIRLIVEEDLQQAIKIALENTPHHETLHILPTYSAMLDVRGILTGRKIL, encoded by the coding sequence ATACCAATAATAAACAGAATTAAACTATATTTGGCAGTATCTATTGCTAAAACTATCACCTTTGTAGTGCGTTCCCTGGGTTTTGGAGCTGCTAGTGTGTTGCCAGGTGCTATTGCACGACGCATCGAGCCTAAACTTTTACAGTTTTTGAGCCAGCAGGTAAAGAAAGGTATAATTTTAATTGCAGGAACTAATGGTAAAACTACTACTGCTTTGTTGCTGTGTACCATTTTGGAAAACAAAGGGTTTAAAATTGCCCATAATTCCACTGGTGCGAACCTGGAAAATGGTTTAGCGACTGCTTTAATAGAAAACACTAACTTAGTGGGTTATTTAAATGTTGACTATGCAATTTTAGAGGTTGATGAGAATATTGTTCCTAAAGTATTACAACCTTTACAACCAAATCTGATTATTTGTTTAAATTTGTTTAGAGATCAACTGGACAGATATGGGGAGGTTGATACCATTAGCAAAAAATGGACAAGGGCAATTTCCACTTTACCCACAGAGACTGTAGTTATTCCCAATGCTGATGACCCTACTTTATCATATTTAGGTCAGCAGTTAGGTCAAAGAGTGTTATTTTTTGGTTTAAGTGAACCGGAAAATTATTTAGAGTCCATTCCCCATGCGGTAGATTCTATTTACTGTCCCCGTTGTGGAGATCCTTTGGATTATCAGGGGGTTTATTTATCCCACTTGGGAGATTTCACTTGTCCTAGTTGTGGATTTAAAAAAAGTCAACCTTTGTTATTGAGTGGTGAATGGTCACAGATTCTCGTAGGATTATACAACAAATATAACACCCTAGCTGCTGTCACTGCTGCTAAGGAATTAGGTATTGATGAACCAACGATTAAAAATAGTATTGACAATTTTCAAGCTGCTTTTGGTCGAGCTGAAGATTTATTGGTCAGTGGTAAAAAGGTGCGGATTTTGTTATCTAAAAATCCCGTGGGAACTAATGAAACTATTAGGGTGGTCACTCAAAGTCAAGATAAAACTACTTTGCTAGTGTTAAATGATCGGATCCCTGATGGTACTGATGTTTCCTGGATTTGGGATGTTGATACGGAAAAGTTGGTGGAACGAGGTGGAACATTGATTGTTAGCGGAGATCGGCTCTATGATATGGCTTTAAGGTTACGTTATAGCCAAAGTTCTTTGGATAGCAAAATTCGTTTAATTGTTGAGGAGGATTTGCAGCAAGCTATCAAGATTGCTCTGGAAAATACTCCTCATCATGAGACTTTGCATATTCTTCCTACCTACTCAGCTATGTTGGATGTACGAGGAATTTTAACAGGGAGAAAAATTCTCTGA
- a CDS encoding type 1 glutamine amidotransferase: MEIIIGWLYPKLMSTYGDRGNVITLQRRSQWREYDVTVLPLDQNSTPQDIRSVDIIVGGGAQDRQQEIVMRDLQGAKADAIKDKIEQGTPGVFTCGSPQLLGHYYEPALGKRIQGLGILDLVSVHPGETSKRCIGNLVIEVTASRLARELQAMTGIKPYLVGFENHGGRTKLGTVEPLGRVVYGLGNNGEDGTEGAFYQNAIATYSHGPLLPKNPFVADWLIVTALKLKYQQEFELSPLDDTLALQGRESMFNRLKLTSSLMING; this comes from the coding sequence ATGGAAATTATTATTGGTTGGTTATATCCAAAACTGATGAGCACTTATGGAGATAGGGGTAATGTTATCACTCTCCAACGTCGATCTCAATGGCGCGAATACGATGTTACGGTGTTACCATTAGACCAGAATTCTACCCCCCAGGATATAAGATCTGTGGATATTATTGTGGGGGGAGGTGCCCAAGACCGTCAGCAAGAAATTGTTATGCGTGATTTACAAGGAGCAAAAGCTGACGCAATTAAGGATAAAATAGAGCAAGGTACACCGGGGGTTTTTACCTGTGGTTCACCTCAACTACTAGGACATTATTATGAACCCGCTTTGGGAAAAAGAATACAAGGTTTAGGAATATTGGATTTAGTTTCTGTTCACCCAGGAGAAACCTCTAAACGCTGTATTGGCAATCTGGTTATAGAGGTGACTGCTTCCCGTTTAGCACGAGAACTACAAGCAATGACGGGAATTAAACCCTATTTGGTTGGTTTTGAAAACCACGGAGGTAGAACTAAGTTAGGAACGGTAGAACCCCTAGGACGTGTGGTTTATGGTCTAGGTAATAATGGGGAAGATGGAACTGAGGGTGCTTTTTATCAAAATGCGATCGCCACTTATTCACATGGCCCTCTACTACCCAAAAATCCCTTTGTTGCAGACTGGTTAATTGTCACAGCATTAAAGCTCAAGTATCAACAAGAATTTGAACTCTCACCTTTAGATGATACTTTAGCACTACAAGGGAGAGAGTCTATGTTTAATCGTTTAAAATTGACAAGTAGTTTGATGATTAACGGGTAA
- a CDS encoding DUF1823 family protein, translating into MSNLPQLNQETIWDIINEKIDDLTVNQLVWHYLGYRYDYNLQTWDSTQVSPEWVTDYPQPPNFIESRPATVKLTRSIPPDNKQLLKEKLGFKGYKIGEFGPRQTRRATMAGWLLSYMMDNYGRID; encoded by the coding sequence ATGTCTAACTTGCCACAACTCAACCAAGAAACTATTTGGGATATCATCAACGAAAAAATTGATGATCTTACTGTTAATCAGTTGGTGTGGCACTATTTAGGTTACAGATACGATTATAATCTACAAACATGGGATAGTACCCAGGTTAGTCCTGAATGGGTTACTGATTATCCCCAACCCCCCAACTTCATAGAGTCCCGCCCTGCAACCGTCAAGCTGACCCGCTCCATTCCCCCGGATAATAAACAACTACTAAAAGAAAAATTGGGTTTTAAAGGGTATAAGATAGGCGAGTTTGGACCTAGACAAACTCGCCGTGCTACTATGGCTGGTTGGTTATTAAGTTATATGATGGACAACTATGGTAGAATAGATTAA
- a CDS encoding acylphosphatase gives MENTTEMTKLVRAHVFITGRVQGVGYRYATVDTATQLGLTGWVRNLADGRVEAVFEGSRDIVEEMVRWCHTGPAAAIVKEVVLNYEQAEGLRTFELCLSHNVG, from the coding sequence ATGGAAAACACCACAGAAATGACAAAACTGGTTCGGGCCCATGTTTTTATTACGGGACGGGTTCAAGGCGTTGGATACCGATATGCAACCGTAGACACCGCCACCCAGTTAGGTTTAACCGGTTGGGTGAGAAATCTTGCCGACGGTCGAGTAGAAGCGGTCTTTGAGGGATCCAGGGATATTGTGGAAGAGATGGTACGATGGTGCCATACGGGACCAGCTGCTGCCATAGTTAAAGAGGTTGTTCTTAATTATGAACAAGCGGAGGGATTGAGAACTTTTGAACTGTGCCTTAGTCACAACGTCGGATAG
- a CDS encoding M3 family metallopeptidase translates to MRATATVYQNPLLQGSGLPPFTDITPDQVEPAFTQLLTELWKQLTILESSVEPTWSALVEPLEQLTERLSWSWRVLNHLMAVKNSPDLRIAYQKVQPQVVEFTNALSQSKPIYQAFKDLRHGDFWENLKPAQKRIVEAAIRDAQLSGVALAGESRERFNEIQMELAKLTTQFANHLLDATTAYSLVLTTKEEIEGLPSSLLSLAAQAARGAGEEQANPQTGPWHITLDFPSYFPFMQHSTRRDLREKLYKAYISRAASGDLDNNPLIQEILGLRQEMAGLLGFENYAQLSVASKMAQKVSAVEKLLEELRQVSYDAATQEIADLKTFAKNHGFPQTEDLQHWDVSFWAERQREAKFTFTQEELRPYFPLPQVLNGLFELVKRLFGVIVSPADGQAPIWHEDVRYFKISDSSGKTIAYFYLDLYSRPVEKRGGAWMDACIHRRRATQNGVDVVCLPVAYLICNQTPPVDDKPSLMTFDEVETLFHEFGHGLHHMLTQVDYAGAAGINNVEWDAVELPSQFMENWCYDRPTLFGMAKHYQTGEPLPEEYYHKLLDARNYMSGSAMLRQIHLSMVDLELHHRYFPTGQETPVDIRNRIAKTTTILSPLPEDQFLCAFGHIFEGGYAAGYYSYKWAEVLSADAFAAFEEAGLDNEEAVQIIGRRYRDTILSMGGSKHPMEIFEAFRGRKPSTKALLRHNGLLPAR, encoded by the coding sequence ATGCGTGCAACTGCCACTGTTTATCAAAATCCTCTTCTTCAAGGCTCTGGTCTACCTCCATTTACAGATATTACTCCAGATCAGGTAGAGCCTGCATTTACTCAGCTATTAACAGAACTATGGAAACAACTGACCATCTTAGAATCTAGTGTGGAACCAACTTGGAGTGCTTTAGTGGAGCCGCTAGAGCAGTTAACAGAAAGATTATCTTGGAGTTGGCGAGTATTAAACCACCTAATGGCTGTAAAGAACAGTCCTGATTTACGAATAGCTTATCAAAAGGTACAACCACAAGTGGTAGAGTTTACTAATGCACTTAGTCAAAGTAAACCTATTTATCAAGCATTCAAGGATCTGCGTCATGGGGATTTTTGGGAGAACCTCAAACCAGCTCAAAAACGCATTGTAGAGGCTGCTATTAGAGATGCTCAACTGTCTGGTGTCGCTTTAGCAGGGGAGTCAAGGGAGCGTTTTAATGAGATTCAAATGGAGTTGGCCAAACTAACCACACAGTTTGCTAACCATCTTTTGGATGCAACTACGGCGTACAGTCTAGTTTTAACTACTAAAGAAGAAATTGAGGGATTACCAAGCAGTTTACTTAGTTTAGCTGCTCAAGCTGCTCGCGGTGCGGGAGAGGAACAAGCTAACCCACAGACTGGTCCTTGGCACATTACCCTAGATTTTCCCAGCTATTTCCCCTTCATGCAGCATAGCACTCGTCGAGACCTGCGGGAAAAGTTATATAAAGCTTACATTAGTCGTGCTGCTAGTGGAGATTTGGACAATAATCCTCTAATTCAGGAGATTTTGGGATTAAGGCAAGAAATGGCAGGATTGCTGGGCTTTGAAAACTATGCCCAGTTAAGTGTAGCTAGTAAGATGGCCCAAAAGGTTAGTGCAGTAGAAAAACTACTAGAAGAGTTACGTCAAGTCAGTTATGATGCAGCTACCCAAGAAATAGCAGATCTGAAAACCTTTGCCAAAAACCATGGATTCCCCCAAACAGAGGATCTACAACATTGGGATGTCAGTTTTTGGGCTGAGCGTCAGCGAGAGGCGAAATTCACTTTCACCCAGGAGGAATTACGTCCCTATTTTCCCCTACCTCAAGTTCTCAATGGCCTATTTGAGCTAGTTAAACGTCTGTTTGGTGTAATCGTTAGTCCAGCAGATGGTCAAGCTCCCATTTGGCATGAAGATGTTCGCTATTTTAAAATTTCCGACTCCTCCGGTAAGACCATTGCTTACTTTTATCTAGACCTCTACAGTAGACCAGTAGAAAAACGTGGTGGAGCTTGGATGGATGCTTGTATTCACCGCCGTAGGGCTACCCAAAATGGTGTAGATGTGGTCTGCTTACCGGTGGCCTATCTCATTTGTAATCAAACTCCCCCTGTGGATGATAAGCCCAGTTTGATGACCTTTGATGAGGTAGAAACTCTCTTTCATGAGTTTGGTCATGGTCTCCACCACATGCTCACCCAGGTTGATTATGCTGGAGCAGCAGGTATTAATAATGTAGAATGGGATGCAGTGGAGTTGCCTAGTCAATTTATGGAAAATTGGTGTTATGACCGTCCCACCCTGTTTGGTATGGCTAAACACTATCAAACGGGTGAACCGCTGCCAGAGGAATACTATCACAAACTGTTAGATGCCCGCAACTACATGAGTGGTTCCGCAATGTTACGACAAATTCACCTGAGTATGGTAGATTTAGAATTACATCATCGCTATTTTCCTACAGGTCAAGAAACTCCAGTAGATATACGCAATCGTATTGCTAAAACTACTACTATTTTGTCTCCTCTACCGGAGGATCAATTTCTCTGTGCTTTCGGTCATATTTTTGAAGGTGGTTATGCGGCCGGATATTACAGTTACAAATGGGCAGAGGTTCTAAGTGCTGACGCTTTTGCTGCTTTTGAAGAAGCTGGACTAGATAACGAAGAAGCAGTCCAAATTATTGGTCGTCGCTATCGGGATACAATTCTATCTATGGGTGGTAGCAAACATCCCATGGAGATTTTTGAAGCCTTTCGAGGTCGAAAACCCAGCACTAAAGCTCTACTTAGGCATAACGGTCTTTTACCAGCTCGTTAG
- a CDS encoding universal stress protein, producing MIQKILLAVSGLGHAEEMMKNLKELPSIQSAKVTVLHVVPSQSTAAAMTEKWEEGGKILANAIQSLNFDPSQVSSILRQGDPKDVVCQVADEIGVDLIVMGSRGLKRLESILSNSVSQYVFQLSSRPMLLVKDDIYVKRIKRVMVAVDGSSSSSQCLQLALFLLGGVDSGQLILANVNTDLGGKVSGITDIKPERNSVLGNAVATAESRGIPVRCVTSSGKPGEEICRLAQELNADLLLLGSPDRRPSIAKSFVDLDRLLGSSLSDYVRVNATCPVLLARTVS from the coding sequence ATGATCCAAAAAATTTTGCTGGCTGTGTCCGGACTGGGACACGCAGAGGAAATGATGAAAAACTTAAAGGAACTACCTTCAATCCAATCTGCTAAGGTTACAGTTCTGCACGTTGTACCTTCCCAAAGTACCGCAGCAGCTATGACGGAAAAATGGGAAGAGGGTGGTAAAATCCTTGCCAATGCCATTCAATCCCTCAATTTTGACCCTAGCCAAGTCTCTTCTATTTTGCGTCAGGGCGACCCTAAAGATGTAGTTTGTCAAGTAGCTGATGAAATCGGCGTAGACCTGATTGTCATGGGGTCTCGGGGACTTAAACGTCTAGAATCTATTCTGTCTAATTCTGTTAGTCAGTATGTATTCCAATTATCTTCCCGTCCTATGTTGCTGGTCAAGGATGATATCTATGTTAAACGCATCAAACGAGTGATGGTGGCCGTGGATGGATCCTCTTCCTCATCCCAGTGTTTACAACTAGCTTTGTTTTTGCTAGGTGGCGTTGATTCTGGACAGTTAATACTAGCCAACGTTAACACAGATTTGGGAGGAAAAGTATCAGGTATCACTGACATTAAACCGGAAAGAAACTCGGTTTTAGGCAATGCGGTAGCTACTGCTGAAAGTCGTGGTATTCCCGTACGTTGTGTCACCAGCAGTGGTAAACCGGGAGAGGAAATTTGCCGTCTAGCACAGGAACTAAACGCTGACCTTTTATTGCTTGGTTCCCCAGACCGTCGTCCATCCATAGCCAAGAGTTTTGTAGATCTTGACCGACTATTAGGTTCCTCCCTATCTGACTATGTACGGGTAAATGCTACTTGTCCCGTACTGTTGGCAAGAACTGTTTCTTAA
- the psbM gene encoding photosystem II reaction center protein PsbM — protein sequence MQVNDLGFVASILFVLVPAVFLIILYIQTASREGGKN from the coding sequence ATGCAAGTGAATGACCTAGGGTTTGTAGCAAGCATCCTGTTTGTGCTTGTCCCTGCCGTGTTTTTAATAATTCTTTACATCCAAACTGCCAGTCGCGAAGGTGGAAAAAACTAA
- a CDS encoding 2Fe-2S iron-sulfur cluster-binding protein, which translates to MGNIRFIKENKEVIAANGANLRLKALENGIDIYKFWGKVTNCGGYGQCATCIVEVTEGMDNLSPRTDVEKRKFKNSPDTYRLACQTLVNGPVSVITKP; encoded by the coding sequence ATGGGCAATATTAGATTTATCAAAGAAAACAAGGAAGTAATAGCAGCGAATGGAGCCAACCTCCGACTCAAAGCACTGGAAAATGGAATTGACATCTATAAGTTTTGGGGAAAAGTGACTAATTGTGGCGGTTACGGACAATGTGCCACCTGCATTGTAGAAGTTACTGAAGGAATGGATAATCTTTCACCGCGCACAGATGTGGAAAAGCGAAAATTTAAGAACTCCCCAGATACTTACCGTCTTGCTTGTCAAACCCTAGTTAATGGACCGGTGAGTGTGATTACCAAACCATAA
- a CDS encoding photosystem II reaction center protein K: MEAAILLAKLPEAYQTFGPLVDVLPVIPVFFLLLAFVWQAAVGFR, from the coding sequence ATGGAAGCAGCAATTTTATTGGCAAAACTGCCCGAAGCTTACCAAACCTTCGGACCTTTGGTAGATGTACTCCCGGTTATTCCTGTATTCTTCTTGCTGCTTGCTTTTGTTTGGCAAGCTGCTGTAGGCTTCAGGTAA
- the moeB gene encoding molybdopterin-synthase adenylyltransferase MoeB, producing the protein MLNPNLDEIQLTKDDYERYSRHLILPEVGLEGQKRLKAASVLCIGTGGLGSPLLLYLAAAGVGRIGIVDFDVVDFSNLQRQVIHGTSWVGKPKIASAKDRIHEINPYCQVDLYETRLSSENAIDILSPYDIIVDGTDNFPTRYLVNDACVLLNKPNVYGSIFRFEGQATVFNYQGGPNYRDLYPEPPPPGMVPSCAEGGVLGILPGIIGVIQATETVKIIIGKGTTLSGRLVLYNALDMKFRELKLRPNPVRPVIDKLVDYEEFCGIPQARAAEAQQQMETQEMTVKELKTLIDSGSQDFILLDVRNPHEYEIARIPGSVLIPLPEIENGDGVARVKELLNGHSLIAHCKMGGRSAKALAILKAAGISGTNVKGGINAWSQEVDPSVPQY; encoded by the coding sequence ATGCTAAATCCTAATCTGGATGAAATCCAGTTAACGAAAGACGACTACGAAAGATACTCTCGCCATTTAATCTTGCCAGAAGTAGGCTTAGAAGGACAAAAACGCCTAAAAGCTGCCAGCGTATTATGTATTGGCACAGGTGGACTTGGTTCACCACTGCTATTATACTTGGCAGCAGCAGGGGTGGGACGTATCGGTATTGTTGATTTTGATGTGGTTGATTTCTCTAACTTACAACGTCAAGTCATCCACGGCACATCTTGGGTGGGTAAACCCAAAATTGCATCGGCAAAAGACCGCATTCATGAAATTAACCCCTATTGTCAAGTTGACCTATATGAAACTCGGTTAAGTTCAGAAAATGCTATTGACATACTCAGTCCCTACGACATCATTGTGGATGGCACTGATAACTTTCCCACCCGGTATCTAGTTAATGATGCCTGTGTATTGCTAAACAAACCCAATGTTTACGGATCAATTTTCCGTTTTGAAGGACAAGCAACAGTATTTAACTACCAGGGTGGTCCTAACTATCGGGATCTATATCCTGAACCCCCACCACCGGGTATGGTTCCTTCCTGTGCAGAAGGTGGTGTATTGGGGATTTTACCGGGAATTATCGGTGTAATTCAGGCTACGGAAACAGTAAAGATTATTATTGGTAAGGGGACTACCCTCAGTGGGCGTTTAGTGCTCTATAACGCTTTGGATATGAAGTTCCGAGAGTTGAAGTTGCGTCCTAACCCTGTCCGTCCAGTGATTGACAAACTCGTTGATTACGAAGAATTTTGTGGTATTCCCCAAGCTAGAGCAGCGGAAGCGCAACAGCAAATGGAAACCCAGGAAATGACTGTCAAGGAGTTGAAGACTCTCATAGATAGTGGTTCCCAGGATTTTATCCTATTAGATGTGCGTAATCCTCATGAATATGAAATTGCCAGGATTCCTGGTTCTGTGTTAATACCCCTACCAGAAATTGAAAATGGTGATGGTGTAGCAAGGGTCAAAGAATTACTTAATGGACACAGTTTAATCGCCCATTGTAAGATGGGTGGACGCTCTGCCAAAGCTCTGGCTATTCTCAAAGCAGCAGGTATATCAGGAACTAATGTCAAGGGTGGTATTAATGCTTGGAGTCAGGAGGTAGACCCTTCCGTACCACAGTATTAG
- the recA gene encoding recombinase RecA, with the protein MATNTADNGKQKALSMVLNQIERSFGKGAIMRLGDATRMRVETISTGALTLDLALGGGLPKGRVIEIYGPESSGKTTVALHAIAEVQRNGGIAAFVDAEHALDPTYAGALGVDIENLLVSQPDTGEAGLEIVDQLVRSAAVDIVVIDSVAALVPRAEIEGDMGDAHVGLQARLMSQALRKITGNIGKSGCTVIFINQLRQKIGVTYGSPETTTGGNALKFYASVRLDIRRIQTLKKGSDEFGNRVKVKVAKNKVAPPFRVAEFDIIFGKGVSTLGCLVDLAEETGVLIRKGAWYSHNGENISQGRDNAIKYLEEKSDFAEKIKEQVRAKLDQGAVVSANSVAKSTEEEVEEEMEEEE; encoded by the coding sequence ATGGCAACTAACACAGCGGATAATGGCAAACAAAAAGCACTGAGTATGGTGCTAAACCAAATTGAGCGCAGCTTTGGTAAAGGAGCAATTATGCGTTTGGGTGATGCTACCCGAATGCGAGTAGAAACCATTTCCACCGGAGCGCTAACCCTGGATTTAGCCTTAGGTGGTGGTTTACCCAAAGGAAGAGTCATAGAAATCTATGGACCAGAAAGTTCCGGTAAAACCACCGTGGCCCTCCATGCAATTGCGGAAGTACAAAGAAATGGCGGTATAGCAGCTTTCGTGGATGCAGAACACGCTCTCGATCCTACCTATGCAGGTGCATTGGGTGTGGATATTGAAAACCTGCTGGTTTCCCAACCGGATACTGGTGAAGCTGGTTTGGAAATAGTTGATCAGTTAGTACGCTCCGCTGCAGTTGATATAGTAGTAATTGACTCTGTAGCTGCCCTAGTACCCCGCGCTGAAATAGAAGGGGATATGGGTGATGCCCACGTGGGTTTACAAGCTCGATTGATGAGTCAGGCTTTACGTAAAATTACTGGTAACATTGGTAAATCCGGTTGCACAGTTATTTTTATTAACCAATTACGCCAAAAAATAGGAGTTACCTATGGTAGTCCGGAAACTACCACGGGTGGTAACGCCCTGAAATTTTATGCTTCTGTAAGGTTAGATATCCGCCGAATTCAAACACTCAAAAAAGGTTCCGATGAATTTGGTAATCGGGTTAAAGTTAAGGTAGCAAAAAATAAAGTTGCACCACCCTTTAGAGTAGCTGAATTTGACATTATCTTTGGTAAGGGGGTTTCAACCCTGGGTTGCTTGGTAGACCTAGCAGAAGAAACAGGTGTGCTAATTAGAAAAGGTGCATGGTATAGTCATAACGGAGAAAATATTTCCCAAGGTAGAGATAATGCCATCAAATACCTGGAAGAGAAATCTGATTTTGCCGAAAAAATTAAAGAGCAGGTACGTGCTAAACTAGATCAAGGGGCGGTAGTTTCCGCCAATTCTGTGGCTAAGTCCACTGAAGAGGAAGTAGAGGAGGAAATGGAAGAAGAGGAATAA